The proteins below come from a single Eucalyptus grandis isolate ANBG69807.140 chromosome 3, ASM1654582v1, whole genome shotgun sequence genomic window:
- the LOC120291736 gene encoding G-type lectin S-receptor-like serine/threonine-protein kinase At1g61550, translated as MSGMSTEAKLIFSISTILGIMFVGTAIFGLWKWRASKRDITDKTGEMSPGNAWKDQLKQKDASEFTLFSFSSLLLATNNFDATNKLGQGGFGPVYKGMLNDGKEIAVKRLSSSSGQGMEEFENEIVLISKLQHRNLVRLMGCCVEGEEKILVYEYLSNKSLDSFLFDSKRKAEFNWDTRFRIIQGIASGLLYLHRDSYLRVIHRDLKASNILLDEKMNPKFRTLGWHGSSKALKFC; from the exons ATGTCAGGCATGTCAACAGAAGCAAAACTTATCTTCAGCATAAGTACCATCCTAGGCATCATGTTCGTTGGAACTGCTATTTTCGGTCTCTGGAAGTGGAGAGCCAGCAAAAGAG ATATAACTGATAAAACAGGAGAAATGTCTCCTGGAAATGCATGGAAAGATCAGCTGAAGCAAAAGGACGCATCCGAATTTACACTGTTCAGTTTTAGTAGCTTACTTCTTGCAACTAACAACTTTGATGCAACAAATAAACTTGGCCAAGGAGGGTTTGGACCCGTTTATAAG GGAATGCTGAATGATGGAAAGGAGATAGCTGTCAAAAGACTTTCCAGTAGCTCAGGCCAAGGCATGGAGGAGTTTGAGAACGAGATTGTTCTAATATCGAAACTTCAGCACCGAAATCTGGTCAGACTCATGGGATGCTGTgtcgaaggagaagaaaagattttAGTATACGAATACTTGTCAAACAAAAGTTTAGATTCCTTTCTGTTTG attcaaaaaggaaagcagaaTTCAACTGGGATACACGTTTCCGCATCATTCAAGGGATCGCAAGTGGGCTTCTATATCTGCATCGCGATTCTTACCTTCGAGTTATCCATCGAGATTTGAAGGCAAGCAATATTCTCTTGGATGAGAAAATGAACCCAAAATTTCGGACTTTGGGTTGGCACGGATCTTCGAAGGCACTCAAGTTTTGCTAA